Proteins encoded within one genomic window of Acomys russatus chromosome 5, mAcoRus1.1, whole genome shotgun sequence:
- the Ccdc85b gene encoding coiled-coil domain-containing protein 85B: MEAEAGGLEELTDEEMAALGKEELVRRLRREEAARLAALVQRGRLMQEVNRQLQGHLGEIRELKQLNRRLQAENRELRDLCCFLDSERQRGRRAARQWQLFGTQASRAVREDLGGCWQKLAELEGRQEELLRENLALKELCLALGEEWGPRGGPGGAVGSGGGPTPELALPPCGPRDLGDGSSSTGSVGSPDQLPLACSPDD; this comes from the coding sequence atggaggccgaggcaggcggccTGGAGGAGCTGACGGATGAGGAGATGGCGGCGCTGGGAAAGGAGGAGCTGGTGCGGCGCCTGCGGCGGGAGGAGGCGGCGCGCCTGGCAGCCTTGGTGCAGCGCGGCCGCCTGATGCAGGAGGTGAACCGGCAGCTGCAGGGTCACCTGGGTGAGATCCGTGAGCTCAAACAGCTCAACCGGCGCCTGCAGGCAGAGAACCGGGAGCTGCGCGACCTCTGCTGCTTCCTGGACTCCGAGCGCCAGCGGGGACGGCGTGCAGCGCGCCAGTGGCAGCTCTTTGGGACCCAAGCATCCCGGGCGGTGCGCGAGGACCTGGGTGGCTGTtggcagaagctggcagagctGGAAGGCCGCCAGGAGGAGCTGCTGCGGGAAAACTTGGCGCTTAAGGAGCTTTGCCTGGCACTGGGCGAAGAGTGGGGCCCTCGCGGTGGCCCCGGCGGCGCAGTGGGCTCTGGCGGCGGGCCCACGCCCGAGCTCGCCCTGCCTCCGTGCGGGCCCCGCGACCTAGGCGATGGAAGTTCCAGCACCGGCAGTGTGGGCAGCCCGGATCAGTTGCCCTTAGCGTGCTCCCCCGATGACTGA
- the Fibp gene encoding acidic fibroblast growth factor intracellular-binding protein isoform X1 encodes MTSELDIFVGNTTLIDEDVYRLWLDGYSVNDAVALRVRSGILEQTGATTGVLQSDTMDHYRTFHMLERLLHAPPKLLHQLIFQIPPSRQALLIERYYTFDEAFVREVLGKKLSKGTKKDLDDISTKTGITLKSCRRQFDNFKRVFKVVEEMRGSLVDNIQQHFLLSDRLARDYAAIVFFANNRFETGKKKLQYLSFGDFAFCAELMIQNWTLGAVGEAPTDPDSQVDDMDVDLDKEFLQDLKELKVLVADKDLLDLHKSLVCTALRGKLGVFSEMETNFKNLSRGLVNVAAKLTHNKDVRDLFVDLVEKFVEPCRSDHWPLSDVRLFLNQYSASVHSLDGFRHQALWDRYMGTLRGCLLRLYHE; translated from the exons ATGACCAGCGAACTAGACATTTTTGTAGGGAACACGACCCTTATAGATGAAGACGTGTATCGCCTCTGGTTGGATGGTTACTCAG TGAACGATGCGGTGGCTCTACGGGTTCGCTCCGGAATCCTGGAGCAGACGGGCGCCACCACAGGAGTGCTACAGAGCGACACCATGGACCACTACCGCACTTTTCACATGCTGGAGCGTCTGCTGCACGCGCCGCCAAAGCTGCTGCACCAGCTCATCTTTCAGATCCCTCCCTCCCGACAGGCGCTCCTCATCGAGAG gTACTACACCTTTGACGAGGCCTTTGTTCGGGAGGTCTTGGGCAAGAAGCTGTCCAAGGGTACCAAGAAAGACCTGGATGACATCAGCACCAAAACAGGAATTACCCTCAAGAGCTGccggaggcag TTTGACAACTTCAAGCGAGTCTTCAAGGTGGTGGAAGAAATGCGGGGCTCCCTGGTGGACAACATCCAGCAAcacttcctcctctctgaccGGTTAGCCAG AGACTATGCAGCCATCGTCTTTTTTGCCAACAACCGCtttgaaacaggaaagaaaaagctgCAGTACCTGAGCTTCGGTGACTTTGCTTTCTGTGCTGAGCTTATGATCCAGAACTGGACCCTTGGAGCCGTCGGTGAGGCCCCCACTGACCCAG ACTCCCAGGTGGATGATATGGATGTGGACTTAGACAAGGAGTTTCTCCAGGACTTGAAGGAGCTCAAGGTCTTAGTCGCTGACAAGGACCTTCTAGACTTACATAAGAG CCTGGTGTGTACTGCCCTCCGGGGAAAGCTGGGTGTCTTCTCTGAGATGGAAACCAACTTCAAG AATCTGTCCCGGGGGCTGGTGAACGTGGCCGCAAAGCTGACCCACAATAAGGACGTCAGAGATCTATTTGTGGACCTTGTAGAGAAG TTTGTGGAACCCTGCCGCTCTGACCACTGGCCACTGAGTGACGTGCGGCTCTTCCTCAACCAGTATTCAGCTTCAGTCCACTCCTTGGATGGCTTCCG GCACCAGGCCCTCTGGGATCGCTACATGGGCACCCTCCGTGGCTGCCTTCTGCGCCTCTATCATGAGTGA
- the Fibp gene encoding acidic fibroblast growth factor intracellular-binding protein isoform X2: MTSELDIFVGNTTLIDEDVYRLWLDGYSVNDAVALRVRSGILEQTGATTGVLQSDTMDHYRTFHMLERLLHAPPKLLHQLIFQIPPSRQALLIERYYTFDEAFVREVLGKKLSKGTKKDLDDISTKTGITLKSCRRQFDNFKRVFKVVEEMRGSLVDNIQQHFLLSDRLARDYAAIVFFANNRFETGKKKLQYLSFGDFAFCAELMIQNWTLGAVDSQVDDMDVDLDKEFLQDLKELKVLVADKDLLDLHKSLVCTALRGKLGVFSEMETNFKNLSRGLVNVAAKLTHNKDVRDLFVDLVEKFVEPCRSDHWPLSDVRLFLNQYSASVHSLDGFRHQALWDRYMGTLRGCLLRLYHE, encoded by the exons ATGACCAGCGAACTAGACATTTTTGTAGGGAACACGACCCTTATAGATGAAGACGTGTATCGCCTCTGGTTGGATGGTTACTCAG TGAACGATGCGGTGGCTCTACGGGTTCGCTCCGGAATCCTGGAGCAGACGGGCGCCACCACAGGAGTGCTACAGAGCGACACCATGGACCACTACCGCACTTTTCACATGCTGGAGCGTCTGCTGCACGCGCCGCCAAAGCTGCTGCACCAGCTCATCTTTCAGATCCCTCCCTCCCGACAGGCGCTCCTCATCGAGAG gTACTACACCTTTGACGAGGCCTTTGTTCGGGAGGTCTTGGGCAAGAAGCTGTCCAAGGGTACCAAGAAAGACCTGGATGACATCAGCACCAAAACAGGAATTACCCTCAAGAGCTGccggaggcag TTTGACAACTTCAAGCGAGTCTTCAAGGTGGTGGAAGAAATGCGGGGCTCCCTGGTGGACAACATCCAGCAAcacttcctcctctctgaccGGTTAGCCAG AGACTATGCAGCCATCGTCTTTTTTGCCAACAACCGCtttgaaacaggaaagaaaaagctgCAGTACCTGAGCTTCGGTGACTTTGCTTTCTGTGCTGAGCTTATGATCCAGAACTGGACCCTTGGAGCCGTCG ACTCCCAGGTGGATGATATGGATGTGGACTTAGACAAGGAGTTTCTCCAGGACTTGAAGGAGCTCAAGGTCTTAGTCGCTGACAAGGACCTTCTAGACTTACATAAGAG CCTGGTGTGTACTGCCCTCCGGGGAAAGCTGGGTGTCTTCTCTGAGATGGAAACCAACTTCAAG AATCTGTCCCGGGGGCTGGTGAACGTGGCCGCAAAGCTGACCCACAATAAGGACGTCAGAGATCTATTTGTGGACCTTGTAGAGAAG TTTGTGGAACCCTGCCGCTCTGACCACTGGCCACTGAGTGACGTGCGGCTCTTCCTCAACCAGTATTCAGCTTCAGTCCACTCCTTGGATGGCTTCCG GCACCAGGCCCTCTGGGATCGCTACATGGGCACCCTCCGTGGCTGCCTTCTGCGCCTCTATCATGAGTGA
- the Ctsw gene encoding cathepsin W, which translates to MTLMAHLSYFLALLIAGQGFCDPLLSKDAGPRPLELKEVFKLFQIQFNRSYSNPAEYTHRLDTFAHNMAQAQRLQEEDLGTAQFGETPFSDLTEEEFGQLYGHQRAPDRLPNMAKKVGSEKWGQPLPSTCDWRKATNVIPSIKQQGNCRCCWAMAAVDNIEALWRIRHHQFVELSVQELLDCDRCGNGCQGGFVWDAYMTVLNNSGLASETDYPFKGHPNPHRCLANNYRKVAWIQDFTMLPSNEQEIARYLAIHGPITVTINMKLLQNYKKGVIKATPTTCDPQHVDHSVLLVGFGKEKGGVQTKTASSQSRKPRHSTPYWILKNSWGAEWGESGYFRLYRGNNSCGITKYPFTARVGHPVKKPPVSCPP; encoded by the exons ATGACACTGATGGCCCACCTCTCCTACTTTCTGGCCCTGTTGATAGCAGGCCAGGGCTTCTGTGACCCCCTCCTCAGCAAG GATGCAGGTCCCCGACCACTGGAGCTGAAGGAAGTCTTCAAGCTGTTCCAAATCCAGTTTAACCGGAGTTACTCAAACCCAGCAG AGTATACCCACCGTCTGGATACTTTTGCCCACAACATGGCCCAGGCTCAACGGCTACAGGAGGAAGACTTGGGGACAGCACAGTTTGGAGAGACTCCATTCAGTGACCTCACGG AGGAGGAGTTTGGCCAGCTGTATGGTCATCAGAGAGCACCTGACAGGCTCCCCAACATGGCCAAAAAGGTAGGGTCTGAAAAGTGGGGgcaacctctgccctccacctgTGACTGGCGCAAGGCAACAAATGTCATCCCATCGATCAAGCAACAG GGAAACTGCAGGTGCTGCTGGGCCATGGCAGCAGTGGACAACATTGAGGCTCTGTGGCGCATCAGACACCACCAGTTTGTGGAGCTCTCTGTGCAGG AGCTGCTGGACTGTGACCGCTGTGGAAACGGCTGCCAAGGCGGCTTCGTGTGGGACGCCTATATGACTGTCCTCAACAACA GTGGCCTGGCCAGCGAAACAGATTACCCGTTCAAGGGGCACCCGAATCCCCATAGGTGCCTCGCCAATAATTACAGGAAGGTGGCCTGGATTCAGGATTTCACCATGTTGCCCAGTAATGAGCAGG AAATTGCCCGGTACCTGGCCATCCATGGCCCCATCACCGTCACTATCAACATGAAGCTACTACAG AATTACAAGAAGGGTGTgatcaaggccacacccaccaccTGTGACCCCCAACATGTGGACCATTCTGTCCTGCTGGTGGGTTTTGGCAAGGAGAAGGGGGGCGTGCAGACAAAGACAGCCTCGTCCCAGTCCCGCAAACCTCGCCACTCCACCCCGTACTGGATCCTGAAGAACTCCTGGGGAGCCGAGTGGGGCGAGAGT GGCTACTTCAGGCTATACCGGGGAAACAACAGCTGTGGGATCACCAAGTACCCATTCACAGCGCGAGTGGGCCATCCAGTTAAGAAGCCACCAGTCTCTTGCCCACCTTGA